One window from the genome of Streptomyces cadmiisoli encodes:
- the rpsL gene encoding 30S ribosomal protein S12 yields MPTIQQLVRKGRQDKVEKNKTPALEGSPQRRGVCTRVFTTTPKKPNSALRKVARVRLTSGIEVTAYIPGEGHNLQEHSIVLVRGGRVKDLPGVRYKIIRGSLDTQGVKNRKQARSRYGAKKEK; encoded by the coding sequence GTGCCTACGATCCAGCAGCTGGTCCGCAAGGGCCGGCAGGACAAGGTCGAGAAGAACAAGACGCCCGCACTCGAGGGTTCCCCTCAGCGCCGGGGCGTCTGCACGCGTGTGTTCACGACCACCCCGAAGAAGCCGAACTCGGCCCTGCGTAAGGTCGCGCGTGTGCGTCTGACCAGCGGGATCGAGGTCACCGCTTACATTCCGGGTGAGGGACACAACCTGCAGGAGCACTCCATCGTGCTCGTGCGCGGCGGCCGTGTGAAGGACCTGCCGGGTGTTCGCTACAAGATCATCCGCGGCTCGCTCGACACCCAGGGTGTCAAGAACCGCAAGCAGGCCCGCAGCCGCTACGGCGCCAAGAAGGAGAAGTAA
- a CDS encoding DUF1707 and DUF4190 domain-containing protein, with the protein MSYPAWQPWEPHSTPSVRASHADRERAVDVLKAGLGEGRLEQAEFERRVTRAYAARTVGELARLVADLPQGPVPPGTAGSAVPSTFVAEPRARINAKAVGSAICGALCLVTVGITAVPAVILGHMARAEIRSREEEGDWLALTGLVLGWLSIAGWLLVLVMIAVVVGTA; encoded by the coding sequence GTGTCGTACCCCGCTTGGCAGCCATGGGAGCCGCACAGCACCCCGTCCGTACGCGCCTCGCACGCCGATCGCGAGCGGGCCGTGGACGTGCTCAAAGCCGGCTTGGGGGAGGGGCGGCTGGAACAAGCCGAATTCGAGAGACGGGTCACCCGGGCGTACGCGGCCCGGACCGTGGGGGAGCTGGCACGGCTGGTCGCCGACCTGCCGCAGGGCCCCGTACCGCCCGGCACGGCCGGCTCGGCCGTCCCCTCCACGTTCGTCGCGGAGCCGCGGGCGCGGATCAACGCGAAGGCGGTCGGATCCGCGATCTGCGGGGCGCTGTGCCTGGTGACCGTCGGGATCACCGCCGTGCCCGCGGTGATCCTGGGGCACATGGCACGTGCCGAGATCCGCAGCCGGGAGGAGGAGGGCGACTGGCTGGCCCTGACCGGCCTGGTGCTGGGCTGGCTGTCGATCGCCGGCTGGCTGCTGGTGCTCGTCATGATCGCGGTGGTGGTGGGCACGGCCTGA
- a CDS encoding Crp/Fnr family transcriptional regulator, with protein sequence MKPAPYGPDDGGLEDRVPFLARLESQDRTALLSLGRELRFSPRATLLHQREPSSHVLFLVEGWTKVTAAAANGYEALLALRGAGDVVGESAALTGRPRSATVTALEPVRAVALEHELFKDFLGRSPAVSFALLGLTADRTRAADRRRLEFASMNVRQRFAVLLLDLARTHGRRTGDGIELAVPLSKQELAGSVGASREMVQRLLRELREKDAVATGRRTLMILRPDVLRRIAATDPQPS encoded by the coding sequence ATGAAACCGGCGCCGTACGGACCGGACGACGGGGGCCTGGAGGACCGGGTGCCCTTCCTGGCGCGCCTGGAGAGCCAGGACCGCACGGCACTGCTCTCCCTGGGCCGCGAGCTGCGCTTCTCACCGAGAGCCACCCTCCTCCACCAGCGCGAGCCGTCCTCGCACGTGCTGTTCCTGGTGGAGGGCTGGACCAAGGTCACGGCAGCGGCGGCCAACGGCTACGAGGCCCTGCTGGCGCTGCGCGGCGCGGGCGATGTCGTCGGCGAGTCGGCGGCGCTGACCGGGCGCCCGCGGTCGGCGACGGTGACCGCGCTGGAGCCGGTGCGGGCGGTGGCCCTGGAGCACGAGCTGTTCAAGGACTTCCTGGGCCGCTCCCCCGCGGTGTCGTTCGCCCTGCTCGGCCTCACCGCCGACCGCACGCGCGCGGCGGACCGGCGGCGGCTGGAGTTCGCCTCGATGAACGTCCGCCAGCGGTTCGCGGTCCTGCTGCTGGACCTCGCCCGCACCCACGGCCGCCGCACGGGCGACGGCATCGAACTCGCGGTCCCCCTCAGCAAGCAGGAACTGGCGGGTTCGGTGGGGGCCTCCCGGGAGATGGTGCAGCGGCTGCTGCGCGAACTGCGCGAGAAGGACGCGGTCGCCACGGGCCGCCGCACCCTGATGATCCTCCGCCCCGACGTGCTGCGCCGCATAGCGGCCACCGACCCTCAGCCGTCCTAG
- the tuf gene encoding elongation factor Tu: MAKAKFERTKPHVNIGTIGHIDHGKTTLTAAITKVLHDAFPDLNEASAFDQIDKAPEERQRGITISIAHVEYQTETRHYAHVDCPGHADYIKNMITGAAQMDGAILVVAATDGPMPQTKEHVLLARQVGVPYIVVALNKADMVDDEEILELVELEVRELLSEYEFPGDDVPVVKVSALKALEGDAEWGQSVLDLMKAVDESIPQPERDVDKPFLMPIEDVFTITGRGTVVTGRIERGVLKVNETVDIIGIKTEKTTTTVTGIEMFRKLLDEGQAGENVGLLLRGIKREDVERGQCIIKPGSVTPHTEFEAQAYILSKDEGGRHTPFFNNYRPQFYFRTTDVTGVVTLPEGTEMVMPGDNTEMTVELIQPVAMEEGLKFAIREGGRTVGAGQVTKITK; the protein is encoded by the coding sequence GTGGCGAAGGCGAAGTTCGAGCGGACTAAGCCGCACGTCAACATCGGCACCATCGGTCACATCGACCACGGTAAGACGACCCTCACGGCCGCCATTACCAAGGTGCTGCACGACGCGTTCCCGGACCTGAACGAGGCCTCGGCGTTCGACCAGATCGACAAGGCTCCTGAGGAGCGCCAGCGCGGTATCACCATCTCCATCGCGCACGTCGAGTACCAGACGGAGACCCGTCACTACGCCCACGTCGACTGCCCCGGTCACGCGGACTACATCAAGAACATGATCACGGGTGCCGCCCAGATGGACGGCGCCATCCTCGTGGTCGCCGCCACCGACGGCCCGATGCCGCAGACCAAGGAGCACGTGCTCCTGGCCCGCCAGGTCGGCGTTCCGTACATCGTCGTCGCCCTGAACAAGGCCGACATGGTGGACGACGAGGAGATCCTGGAGCTCGTCGAGCTCGAGGTCCGTGAGCTGCTCTCCGAGTACGAGTTCCCGGGCGACGACGTCCCGGTCGTCAAGGTCTCGGCGCTCAAGGCGCTCGAGGGCGACGCCGAGTGGGGCCAGTCCGTTCTCGACCTGATGAAGGCCGTGGACGAGTCCATCCCGCAGCCCGAGCGTGACGTCGACAAGCCGTTCCTGATGCCGATCGAGGACGTCTTCACGATCACCGGTCGCGGTACGGTCGTCACCGGCCGTATCGAGCGTGGTGTCCTGAAGGTCAACGAGACCGTCGACATCATCGGCATCAAGACCGAGAAGACCACCACCACGGTCACCGGTATCGAGATGTTCCGCAAGCTGCTCGACGAGGGCCAGGCCGGTGAGAACGTCGGTCTGCTGCTCCGCGGCATCAAGCGCGAGGACGTCGAGCGCGGCCAGTGCATCATCAAGCCGGGCTCTGTCACCCCGCACACCGAGTTCGAGGCCCAGGCCTACATCCTGTCGAAGGACGAGGGTGGTCGTCACACCCCGTTCTTCAACAACTACCGTCCGCAGTTCTACTTCCGTACGACGGACGTGACCGGCGTCGTGACCCTCCCCGAGGGCACCGAGATGGTCATGCCGGGTGACAACACCGAGATGACGGTGGAGCTCATCCAGCCCGTCGCCATGGAAGAGGGCCTGAAGTTCGCCATCCGCGAGGGTGGCCGGACCGTGGGCGCCGGCCAGGTCACCAAGATCACCAAGTAA
- a CDS encoding M48 family metalloprotease, whose product MPQQGHQQGQTPPPYPQPHPQTTPAYPHPHPQAPAAYPQGHPQAPQYPQPHPQPAPQYPQASPQYPQLPPQYAHPAAPPPPQYPQQPSHPHGPPTPPGPAVTPTPDDPAHPHHISTDRGRVHISAQQRRTDATAVGSLLLHLPNFLCSLVVVVLLSLIFGDLAFLVVLAWLASGALVFHRPTESTLARRLLRLRYPTPQERARLEPVWREVTARAGVEGRNYELWVEDSDALNAVAAAGHIVGVTRFAVHQLPNGELAAVMAHELGHHVGGHAWSGLLGYWYALPGRLAWRVLRAVTGFMFRVSRVFSCFGVLFFGLFAGVVALATITTLYGLPLLVLAMPYALAAVGRRSELRADQHAAALGFAPMLAAVLEKLHQQEQQQVAALTAANRGVAVSESPLSKLLSSHPDHYTRLHHLQPYLQPRP is encoded by the coding sequence CTGCCGCAACAGGGCCACCAGCAGGGCCAGACCCCGCCGCCATACCCTCAACCCCACCCGCAGACCACGCCCGCATACCCCCACCCCCACCCGCAGGCGCCGGCCGCATACCCACAGGGCCACCCACAGGCGCCGCAGTACCCCCAGCCCCACCCCCAACCGGCCCCTCAGTACCCACAGGCCTCGCCGCAGTACCCGCAGCTACCCCCGCAGTACGCCCACCCGGCGGCGCCTCCCCCACCGCAGTACCCCCAGCAGCCCTCGCACCCGCACGGCCCTCCCACGCCGCCCGGCCCGGCGGTAACTCCCACGCCGGACGATCCGGCGCACCCGCACCACATCAGCACCGACCGCGGGCGCGTGCACATCTCCGCCCAGCAGCGCCGCACCGACGCCACCGCCGTCGGCAGCCTCCTTCTCCATCTGCCGAACTTCCTGTGCAGCCTGGTCGTCGTCGTCCTGCTCTCACTGATCTTCGGCGACCTCGCCTTCCTGGTCGTCCTGGCCTGGCTCGCCAGCGGCGCACTGGTCTTCCACCGCCCCACGGAAAGCACCCTTGCGCGCCGTCTGCTCCGTCTGCGCTACCCCACCCCGCAAGAACGAGCCAGACTCGAACCCGTCTGGCGCGAGGTCACCGCCCGTGCCGGCGTCGAGGGCCGGAACTACGAGCTGTGGGTCGAGGACAGCGACGCGCTCAACGCGGTCGCCGCGGCCGGGCACATCGTCGGCGTCACCCGTTTCGCCGTGCACCAGCTGCCCAACGGCGAGCTGGCCGCCGTGATGGCACACGAGCTGGGCCATCACGTGGGCGGCCACGCCTGGTCCGGGCTGCTGGGGTACTGGTACGCGCTGCCCGGCCGGCTCGCCTGGCGGGTGCTACGCGCGGTCACGGGGTTCATGTTCCGGGTGTCCCGTGTCTTCTCCTGCTTCGGCGTGCTCTTCTTCGGCCTGTTCGCCGGCGTCGTCGCGCTCGCCACCATCACCACGCTGTACGGCCTGCCGCTGCTGGTCCTGGCCATGCCCTACGCGCTCGCCGCCGTCGGCCGCCGCTCCGAGCTGCGCGCCGACCAGCACGCCGCCGCACTGGGCTTCGCCCCGATGCTGGCCGCCGTACTGGAGAAGCTGCACCAGCAGGAACAGCAGCAGGTCGCCGCGCTCACCGCCGCGAACAGAGGGGTCGCGGTGTCCGAGTCGCCGCTCAGCAAGCTGCTGTCCTCGCACCCGGACCACTACACCCGGCTGCACCACCTGCAGCCGTACCTCCAGCCCCGCCCCTGA
- a CDS encoding acyltransferase family protein, whose protein sequence is MQGVRGGLSIPMPVAAADRPPQRLSRPRPAPARAARSRPRLYVLDGIRLGAALMVVLHHFAGTRRADEPGNMIWDRPVSDIMPTVFRVASFGWVGVEIFFVISGFVICMSCWGRTPRDFFVSRVIRLYPAYWFGVFFTTAVLVLVPGVMERLPLREVLFNLTMLQAGSDVPNVDPVYWTLWSELRFYLLFLVVVAMGLTYRRVVVFCCVWGAAAMLAPVSKFPLLVLAADPSAAWYFIAGLALYLMHRFGQDLLLWGILAMAWLMGQLELGERVAYEQVSSWRGAVVVFTVFMLVMVGVALGLTDRIRWRWLVTAGCLTYPLYLTHYVAGMVLINRLRDTMDPRLLLVVLIAGFLVLSRLVHRMVERPAARLLKRGLDSSFARLRSFQRVA, encoded by the coding sequence ATGCAGGGTGTGCGCGGCGGACTGTCGATACCGATGCCGGTCGCGGCGGCCGATCGGCCACCGCAGCGGCTGAGCAGACCGAGGCCCGCTCCCGCCCGCGCCGCCCGGTCCCGCCCGCGGCTGTACGTACTCGACGGCATCCGCCTGGGCGCCGCCCTGATGGTGGTCCTGCACCACTTCGCGGGAACGCGCCGGGCCGACGAGCCGGGCAACATGATCTGGGACCGGCCGGTTTCGGACATCATGCCGACGGTGTTCCGCGTCGCCTCGTTCGGCTGGGTCGGCGTCGAGATCTTCTTCGTGATCAGCGGCTTCGTGATCTGCATGTCGTGCTGGGGCCGCACGCCCCGGGACTTCTTCGTGTCCCGGGTGATCCGGCTGTACCCGGCGTACTGGTTCGGGGTGTTCTTCACCACCGCCGTCCTGGTGCTGGTGCCGGGGGTGATGGAGCGGCTGCCGCTGCGGGAGGTCCTGTTCAATCTGACGATGCTGCAGGCGGGTTCGGACGTCCCGAACGTCGATCCCGTCTACTGGACGCTCTGGTCGGAGCTGCGCTTCTACCTCCTGTTCCTGGTCGTCGTCGCGATGGGCCTGACCTACCGCCGGGTCGTCGTCTTCTGCTGCGTCTGGGGCGCGGCGGCGATGCTCGCGCCGGTCTCGAAGTTCCCGCTGCTGGTACTGGCGGCCGACCCCAGCGCCGCCTGGTACTTCATCGCCGGCCTTGCCCTCTACCTCATGCACCGCTTCGGTCAGGACCTGCTGCTGTGGGGCATCCTCGCGATGGCCTGGCTCATGGGCCAGCTGGAGCTGGGGGAGCGGGTGGCGTACGAGCAGGTCAGCAGTTGGCGCGGCGCCGTCGTCGTCTTCACCGTCTTCATGCTGGTGATGGTGGGCGTCGCGCTCGGCCTGACCGACCGCATCCGCTGGAGGTGGCTGGTGACGGCGGGCTGCCTGACCTACCCGCTCTACCTCACGCACTACGTCGCCGGAATGGTGCTCATCAACCGCCTCCGGGACACGATGGACCCGCGGCTGCTGCTCGTGGTGCTGATCGCCGGGTTCCTGGTGCTGAGCCGGCTGGTGCACCGAATGGTGGAACGACCCGCGGCGCGCCTCCTGAAACGGGGGCTGGACTCGTCGTTCGCGCGGTTGCGGAGTTTTCAGCGGGTGGCTTAG
- the rpsG gene encoding 30S ribosomal protein S7 — translation MPRKGPAPKRPVIIDPVYGSPLVTSLINKVLLNGKRSTAERIVYGAMEGLREKSGNDPVITLKRALENIKPTLEVKSRRVGGATYQVPVEVKPGRANTLALRWLVGYSRARREKTMTERLLNELLDASNGLGAAVKKREDTHKMAESNKAFAHYRW, via the coding sequence ATGCCTCGTAAGGGCCCCGCCCCGAAGCGCCCGGTCATCATCGACCCGGTCTACGGTTCTCCTCTGGTGACCTCCCTCATCAACAAGGTGCTGCTGAACGGCAAGCGCTCCACCGCCGAGCGCATCGTCTACGGCGCCATGGAGGGCCTGCGTGAGAAGTCGGGCAACGACCCGGTCATCACGCTGAAGCGCGCTCTCGAGAACATCAAGCCGACCCTCGAGGTCAAGTCCCGCCGTGTCGGTGGCGCCACCTACCAGGTGCCGGTCGAGGTCAAGCCCGGCCGCGCCAACACCCTGGCGCTGCGCTGGCTGGTCGGTTACTCCCGCGCCCGTCGCGAGAAGACCATGACCGAGCGTCTGCTCAACGAACTCCTCGACGCCTCCAACGGCCTCGGTGCCGCTGTGAAGAAGCGTGAGGACACGCACAAGATGGCCGAGTCCAACAAGGCCTTCGCGCACTACCGCTGGTAG
- the fusA gene encoding elongation factor G, producing the protein MATTSLDLAKVRNIGIMAHIDAGKTTTTERILFYTGVSYKIGEVHDGAATMDWMEQEQERGITITSAATTCHWPLEDVDHTINIIDTPGHVDFTVEVERSLRVLDGAVTVFDGVAGVEPQSETVWRQADRYGVPRICFVNKLDRTGAEFHRCVDMITDRLGAQPLVMQLPIGAEADFKGVVDLVTMKAFVWSAEATKGEMYDTVDIPATHTEAAEEWRGKLLEAVAENDEELMELYLEGEEPSVEQLYAAIRRITIASGKGDGTTVTPVFCGTAFKNKGVQPLLDAVVRYLPSPLDVEAIEGHDVKDAEQVIRRKPSDDEPLAALAFKIMSDPHLGKLTFVRVYSGRLESGTAVLNSVKGRKERIGKIYRMHANKREEIESVGAGDIVAVMGLKQTTTGETLSDEKQPVILESMDFPAPVIQVAIEPKSKGDQEKLGVAIQRLAEEDPSFQVHSDEETGQTIIGGMGELHLEVLVDRMRREFKVEANVGKPQVAYRETIRKSVEKVEYTHKKQTGGTGQFARVIIAIEPIEGGDSSYEFVNKVTGGRVPKEYIPSVDAGAQEAMQFGILAGYEMTGVRVTLLDGAYHEVDSSELAFKIAGSQAFKEAARKASPVLLEPMMAVEVTTPEDYMGEVIGDINSRRGQIQAMEERAGARVVKGLVPLSEMFGYVGDLRSKTSGRASYSMQFDSYAEVPRNVAEEIIAKAKGE; encoded by the coding sequence ATGGCTACCACTTCGCTTGACCTGGCCAAGGTCCGCAACATCGGGATCATGGCCCACATCGACGCGGGCAAGACGACCACCACCGAGCGGATCCTGTTCTACACCGGCGTTTCGTACAAGATCGGTGAGGTCCACGACGGCGCTGCCACCATGGACTGGATGGAGCAGGAGCAGGAGCGTGGCATCACGATCACCTCTGCTGCCACCACCTGTCACTGGCCGCTGGAGGACGTCGACCACACCATCAACATCATCGACACGCCGGGCCACGTCGACTTCACCGTCGAGGTGGAGCGATCCCTGCGCGTGCTCGACGGTGCCGTGACGGTGTTCGACGGCGTCGCCGGCGTGGAGCCCCAGTCCGAGACGGTGTGGCGTCAGGCGGACCGCTACGGCGTTCCGCGTATCTGCTTCGTCAACAAGCTCGACCGCACGGGTGCCGAGTTCCACCGCTGCGTCGACATGATCACCGACCGCCTGGGTGCGCAGCCGCTCGTCATGCAGCTGCCCATCGGTGCGGAGGCGGACTTCAAGGGCGTCGTCGACCTCGTGACGATGAAGGCCTTTGTCTGGTCGGCCGAGGCCACCAAGGGCGAGATGTACGACACCGTCGACATCCCGGCCACGCACACCGAGGCCGCCGAGGAGTGGCGCGGCAAGCTGCTCGAGGCCGTCGCGGAGAACGACGAAGAGCTGATGGAGCTGTACCTGGAGGGCGAGGAGCCCTCCGTGGAGCAGCTGTACGCGGCGATCCGCCGTATCACCATCGCCTCCGGCAAGGGCGACGGCACCACCGTCACCCCCGTGTTCTGCGGCACCGCGTTCAAGAACAAGGGCGTCCAGCCCCTGCTCGACGCGGTCGTGCGCTACCTGCCCTCCCCGCTCGACGTCGAGGCCATCGAGGGCCACGACGTCAAGGACGCGGAGCAGGTCATCCGGCGCAAGCCGTCCGACGACGAGCCGCTCGCGGCGCTGGCGTTCAAGATCATGAGCGACCCGCACCTCGGCAAGCTCACCTTCGTCCGCGTGTACTCCGGCCGTCTGGAGTCCGGCACCGCCGTGCTGAACTCCGTCAAGGGCCGCAAGGAGCGCATCGGCAAGATCTACCGCATGCACGCCAACAAGCGTGAGGAGATCGAGTCGGTGGGCGCCGGCGACATCGTCGCCGTCATGGGCCTGAAGCAGACCACCACCGGTGAGACGCTGAGCGACGAGAAGCAGCCGGTCATCCTGGAGTCCATGGACTTCCCGGCGCCGGTGATCCAGGTCGCCATCGAGCCCAAGTCCAAGGGCGACCAGGAGAAGCTGGGTGTCGCCATCCAGCGCCTGGCCGAGGAGGACCCGTCCTTCCAGGTCCACTCGGACGAGGAGACCGGCCAGACCATCATCGGTGGTATGGGCGAGCTGCACCTCGAGGTGCTGGTCGACCGTATGCGCCGTGAGTTCAAGGTCGAGGCCAACGTCGGCAAGCCGCAGGTCGCCTACCGCGAGACGATCCGCAAGTCGGTCGAGAAGGTCGAGTACACCCACAAGAAGCAGACGGGTGGTACCGGCCAGTTCGCTCGCGTCATCATCGCGATCGAGCCGATCGAGGGCGGCGACTCGTCGTACGAGTTCGTCAACAAGGTCACCGGTGGCCGTGTGCCGAAGGAGTACATCCCCTCGGTCGACGCCGGTGCGCAGGAGGCCATGCAGTTCGGCATCCTCGCCGGTTACGAGATGACCGGTGTGCGTGTGACGCTGCTCGACGGCGCCTACCACGAGGTCGACTCCTCCGAGCTCGCGTTCAAGATCGCCGGCTCGCAGGCCTTCAAGGAGGCCGCGCGCAAGGCCAGCCCCGTGCTGCTCGAGCCGATGATGGCCGTCGAGGTCACCACGCCCGAGGACTACATGGGCGAGGTCATCGGCGACATCAACTCCCGCCGTGGTCAGATCCAGGCCATGGAGGAGCGGGCCGGTGCCCGCGTCGTGAAGGGCCTCGTGCCCCTGTCGGAGATGTTCGGCTACGTCGGAGACCTCCGCAGCAAGACGTCGGGTCGCGCAAGCTACTCGATGCAGTTCGACTCCTACGCCGAGGTTCCGCGGAACGTCGCCGAGGAGATCATCGCGAAGGCCAAGGGCGAGTAA
- a CDS encoding Pycsar system effector family protein, producing the protein MTTADPVAPAPATDATAAVRRAELCERLLTDLRTEIARADSKAAVLVAALGMTAGVFSGLLAGRNWSPAALSAPGTALWWAGVVSLALSLFALLLAVLPRYRTGTWAPGQPLSYFGDIQRAVRAGRLDTALADTEADPAAGLTAALTETSRIAWRKHQWIRVGLIAFCAGTLLLPASLLIG; encoded by the coding sequence GTGACGACGGCCGACCCGGTGGCGCCCGCCCCGGCGACGGACGCCACCGCCGCGGTACGCCGCGCGGAGCTGTGCGAGCGGCTGCTGACGGACCTGCGTACCGAGATCGCCCGCGCGGACAGCAAGGCCGCCGTCCTCGTCGCCGCGCTCGGGATGACCGCGGGCGTGTTCAGCGGCCTGCTCGCCGGGCGGAACTGGTCCCCGGCCGCGCTCTCGGCGCCCGGCACCGCACTGTGGTGGGCCGGCGTCGTCTCCCTCGCCCTGTCCCTGTTCGCGCTGCTCCTGGCCGTACTGCCGCGTTACCGCACCGGGACGTGGGCGCCGGGGCAGCCCCTGTCGTACTTCGGCGACATCCAGCGCGCCGTTCGCGCGGGCCGGCTCGACACCGCGCTCGCGGACACCGAGGCGGATCCCGCGGCCGGCCTGACCGCCGCGCTCACCGAGACGAGCCGGATCGCCTGGCGCAAGCACCAGTGGATCCGCGTCGGGCTGATCGCCTTCTGCGCCGGAACGCTCCTGCTGCCCGCCTCCCTGCTGATCGGCTGA